The Chitinophagales bacterium genomic sequence CTTTCAGGTATGCTCCCCTCTCGGCCATACATTGCAGTATATGACGCTTAACACCGTAGTCAAGAACGGCTATTTTTACTTTACTATCCTCATTACCATAGAAGTATGGTTCTTTGGTAGAGATCGTTGATGACAACTCCAGGCCCTCCATAGACGGCACTTTGGCCAGCTCCGCTTTCAGGCTCTCTATATCTGATAATTCTGTGCTGACAATACAGTTCATGGCACCTTTGCTCCTGATGTGCTGCACCAGCGCACGGGTATCTATATCGTGTATGGCAACGATATTGTTCTTTACCAGGTACTCTTCCAACCCCTCATCTGCAATCATCCGGCTGTAGCGCGATGATATATTCTTACAGATAAGCGCCTTGATCTTTACAGAAGAACTTTCGGTATCCTCATCTTTCACCCCGTAGTTACCTACATACACAGAGTTCATGATCAGTACCTGTCCTGAGTAGGACGGATCTGTAAAGACCTCCTGGTAGCCGGTCATCCCCGTATTGAAACATATTTCACCTCCGCTGGTACCTTTGGCGCCGAAAGCCTTTCCTTTCAGCATAGTTCCATCCTCTAACAACAGGTACGCAGGTGCAAATTCATTTTGTGCAGACATAAAAAAAACAAATTGCGCAAATGTAATAAAAACTTGGGTTGTAACCCAGAAATAGTATCAGCCGGTGGAGGATAAGTTGTAAAAAATGGAGTGCTAATGCTTGTTGTGAAGCCTGTTATATGGCTTTCATAAGCAGGTAGACGACTATTACAATTGCAAAAATGATATAGAAGATCTTGTTGATCCGATTACTGCGTTTGTAAAACTCTTTCAGCTTTTCATGAAAGGTATTACGTACGGTAACCCTGTTGTAAAACCAGAATGAATTCAGAAAAAGCGAAAAGTAATTCTTATTCATACTAATAGAGATAATAGAAACTTTAATAATTGTAAAAATAATTATTAATAATATGACCAACATTGGTGCAAATTCAATAATAAGATTCCGTATCATTGATATCCTGGTATATGTATGTAATATGAATAGTTAACACCTATCATACTTATTTGTTACAAAACTGTAAATCCTCTGCTATTTTATTAATAACTTCTCTTCAG encodes the following:
- the carA gene encoding glutamine-hydrolyzing carbamoyl-phosphate synthase small subunit, which gives rise to MSAQNEFAPAYLLLEDGTMLKGKAFGAKGTSGGEICFNTGMTGYQEVFTDPSYSGQVLIMNSVYVGNYGVKDEDTESSSVKIKALICKNISSRYSRMIADEGLEEYLVKNNIVAIHDIDTRALVQHIRSKGAMNCIVSTELSDIESLKAELAKVPSMEGLELSSTISTKEPYFYGNEDSKVKIAVLDYGVKRHILQCMAERGAYLKVFPAKTSYAELQSFQPDGIFISNGPGDPATMDYAVSMVKEVLSEDKPLFGICLGHQILARANDIPTFKMHHGHRGLNHPVKNLQTGRSEITTQNHGFGVVAEAAQNSDRVEVTHVNLNDGSIEGIRVKGKSAFSVQYHPESTPGPHDSRYLFDDFISMVKARM